The Salminus brasiliensis chromosome 14, fSalBra1.hap2, whole genome shotgun sequence genome contains the following window.
TGGAAGAAGAttcttttaactcacacatcctttacaaacatgaaaaaaatgCTCTTCTACAGCATTGCTCCATTGCTCTAAATGGTGTAGCTGAGAGTGGGCAATTTCATAGCTGGCAAATCTTCTGAATgcattaacatttaaagaaaattGAACAGAATAGTGGTGAcagattttttattaataaccgCAAATGATCAGATGAGGATGATATTAAAATGCATAATATTTAGAAAAATCTGTGTTAATGATGTCTTAACTCTCAAAGCCATGCTCATACTCTGATGTTATTGATGTGTACTGTTTCTTTGTACAGTCAGAGTTACTGCAGGCCAAAAGAACCTCACTCTTGGCTTTGCTGCTGACAATCATCCGCCGTGAGGGCCCACAATGCACCTGGAATAAAACTGTGTTCCAGTGCCTCTGTTGACAGGTGCTCCTTTTGATGGCGTTGGCACCCTGTCACTGCATGCACATGTGCACCATTGCACAGCTAGACGCAAGAAGGCCATCTTAGGTTTCAGACTGGCCTCACTTGGAGTACATAGCACATATAACACAGTGGATAACCCCCTTTACACCTGTCTCCACATGACTAAAGACCAGGGTTGTGTTTAATACTATAATAATGCAAAATCGTAAAACACATTGAGCTATAAGAAGACCATTTCTACTTTCTAGAATAGTATTTAGTTTCTAGCACAATGCTGCAATTCTGCATTACATGTGTAGAGGTTAATTCATCAAGTGCTACATTAATTCCTAATCTCAGCGTGACACACAGCTGAGTCAATGTCCTGTGTGTAGACTATTCTTAGACTGTTCTTAGACTGATATGGCATTGGGCACGGTGCCTGAGTTTCCTACCTTGGTACTTCCTCCAGAACAGCTGTCTAGTGCCTACTGTGTCCAACAGCATGCTGCACCTGACATTCATCATTTATTCAGATGCCTGGCTTTAATTTCATATGGGAAGTCAGTCTAGCTTTCCCTACAAGGCCGGGTGAACCACTGGGAGGATATCCTGTACTTACTTCTATCCACTAATGAAAATGTCATTATTTCTTGTGTCTGTTGCTTAAATGGTGCACCCCCAAAATGTCACACTAACAATAGGATTACTGTAGCGACTGACAGATGCTTGACTTGTGATGGGTACAGATGTcaaaaattgtattttttaattgcACTGTTCTGTTATCCTCTGCAGCATGTGTAATGAAAGTGGAAAGCTGTTTGTGCTCACAGCATATGTCGTGTTGGGCTGGAGAtttacagcagcacaggagtGCACACGAATCTGGACCTACGGCGAGACAGAAATAAACAACAGCTGGAGAGCCAACAAGCAACGATGTCACGGGAGAGCTGGGAGAGAGAGGTGCCGTTAGAGCCTTTTGTTGTCTGATATGCTCTTTTAGTCCATGTTGTAGTTTAGCATACAGCTAAAGACTCTTGGTTTGCATAGTAGCTGTGCAGTCTGCAAGGTAAACAATAGTGACATGCTCATTACAGTGTGATCTAGGGGGATGCATGATTTACAACCTCTGTGCTATTTTAGATTTACTATGTGCTGAAGATGAAAGTGAGCTACTCTACTGAGACTCATGGTCATTTTGACTGCTTTCCATTTCGCTCTTCCAGGACAGTAATATGTATGCAGATGGCTATGGGCTCATGCTCATCACCATGGCAATGGAGCTGGATTATGTATTTGTGTGCTAACTGAATCATTTGCGCGGGGAagacaacagaaacagaaactgaGCGTTATCGTCCACGACCACTGATGTCTTCTGGGCAGCCACTCTTTCCAGGATTTAGCGAGCCAGCCGACTTCAGCCAGCTCCGGGTCAAATCTGTTATAGCCACCAAGCTGAGTGTTGTGTGCACTGAGGCAAAGGAGTGGATGGACCAAAATGGAGATGGTCCATACAGCAGGCAGTTTCTCTGAAGATTCAGGCTTCATCGCTCCATAAGGCATCAGCAGAGAGTGTGGGTTAAAACCCAGCCAACCAACACCTCCCCTTTTGTCacatcctctttttctctctcccgcCCCAAccgccccccccaccccctagTCTGTGGTTTTGCTCGTTTCTATTTACCTCTCTCCACTAATCCCccgtgtgtctctctctctctctctctctctctctctctctctctctctctctctctgtctctctcactgcctctcctcctctttctcactCAGAGCCAGCGGGCTGCCACTCGACCCACACTGCTTGCTACATGATCTCTTGGAGAACAGCGTTCTGTGTCTTTGTTGCTGTTGTTCGATGCTGGAGCTTTTTAAGCCTGTGATCTAACAGAACAGAAAAGATGCCTTCGCGACGACTCTGACTCCTTCTTCTTCCTTATGTTCCCCCCTCCCTCTTCCTCGTCTCCTGCCCCCTGACCCTTCCCTACCTCCATTCTCCTTTGCCCCTCTCTGAACCCCCCTTCCttaacccccaccccaccccccttttCCCCGTTTTACCTCTTACCCCCCTTAACAATGTTCTCATGTGTTCACTGGCTTCAGTCTTTCCTCGCCTTGCTGTCCTCTACCTTATTTGCTTGGGGCCAAACCTGCCCATCCATTTGCCTGTGTCCAGACCATCACACTGTGAACTGCACCGGTCAAGGGCTCACCCATCTACCAGACTTCATCCCTCTGGACGTGCGGAGACTCCTCCTGTCTAACAACTGGATAGCTTTTATCCCTTCTGATTTCTTAGTTCTCCACAGTGACCTGGTGTACCTGGACTTGCGGAATAACAACCTGACCAGACTGGAGCCAGGGACCCTCTTGAGCACATCCTCTAGGCTTGTCTACCTGGACCTGGGAGGCAACAACCTGACCGAGATTCCTACTGGGACTTTTGGAGAATCCCGCAGCTTGATCAAGCTGCGCCTGGGAAACAACCCCCATTTGAGAATGGTGGGCAAAGGCGCCTTCTTGGGCCTCACCTCCTTAcgggagctggagctggagcggAATGCCCTCTCGAGCCTGGAAGTCGAGGTGCTAAGCCAGCTGCCTTCCCTGCGAGTAATACGCCTGGAGGGAAACCCCTGGGTGTGCAACTGTCATTTTGCCAAACTATTTCTCTGGCTGAAGGAAAATCGTCACAAGCTCAAATATGGTAAGCTGCTTAAAATCTCTCTTTTGTCTTAAGCATTTTTAAGCATGCTTTGATCTGCTTACAAAAAAGGGaatgtggggtggggggttataGATAGTAGAGGGGGCCACACATTGTCACTGATGGGCACTAACTGAAAGTGTTTTGCTATAACTCGTTATCAGACTAGAGTATGGTGACATTAGCTGAATGCTGTCAGAATTGTATGTCTCTGAAAGACAACATTTGTGACAGTGCATATCAACACTTTATCTAGAGTACAGTTTAAtaatatatgaaaaatattgAGATGAAGACAATGAGGTCATCACCGCAGGCAGTCATAACAATGTTCTATATTTCATAATATACATAATTTATGAAACAAGTGCCATATTGCAAATACTATTTCTTTCAGATCATTGAGCTCGATGCAGTTGGGCAGTTGCAAATGGACAATATAAGATTGGCTGATACAGAAGCAGATGTTTGTAGACATGCCATCCTTAGTTCATTAGGTCACTGATCGTTAGTTCCACCAGGTAAGGTCATGCAGTATCAGATTGAGGTTCAAAGGCTTCCTGTTTCTCAGGGCAGAACTGACAACATGGACTTTGTGTAATTTATGAGGAATTAGGTTCACTAATCCTCTGTTCCTGTACTCTTATTCTTAATGTTTACTGACATACTTTGATACAATAATGGATTACAAACAAATTAACTGTATTCACAGTATTCATTGAAAATACTAAATTAAACAAGTGGCAACTTCATAAATATTTAACAAATTTGATTTTTAACCAAAGTCTGAAAACAGCAAATGTActagttaaatatatataaagatatagcTAGTATAATCTATTTGGAGCCTTAGGACTTGGACTGATTACCTTGGTTAAACTTTCTTGTGTGTAATAGCTTCTTCTGGTCTTCTGAAAAAAGAGAGGAATTCACATACTACTTACTATAGTATTACTATGGTCTAGGTCCACTCTTTTGCTTGTATTAATGATCCAAAGGTCACCGACTGAAACTCAGCAATGTAGTTGTCAAGCATGCGTATGGGTCATAGGTGAACACTTGGCATCCATAATTCAATGCAACACAGAATCTGATCCTGATTACAGTGTGCTTCTAACACACTTTAGATGCTTGCCATAAAGAAACACGAACTCTACTCTCCTAAAGCCAAGAACTAATGAGACTGATCATGTACTGTGTTGAGTGAGATGTATAATGTGCTTTGCCCATATGTGATATGTGACTCACATATGCACATGGGTCTCCAAATAATGTGCACTAGTAAGATATGACCAGAGTAGCTATTGTATCATGCCTTATGGTCCTTGTTTTTTAACTaccaaatattaaatatgaattaataGGGAATTAATAGTCATCAACGGGTAGTGGAATGTCACCTATATTGTGGATATAGTTTTAGTAAATCTTTTTGAATGTAAGGCACACCACTTTAAATGGATTTTGAATGGATGGCATGTAGTCGATTCTAAATACAGCACGCGTAGTGGCAGGAGTCTTCTACCTCGAACGGTGTGTACCGTGAGTTTTCACTAAATGGGTAAAAGCCTGTGGCGTtgtctatgtgtttgtgtatgtgtgatttGTGGTGTACGCTTGCGGGGGGTGTTCCTGTGTAAGACACTTATGGTCTGGCATGCTAAAAGACTGgatgagcttgtggagcttggagGATGGCCACGTGATAAGCACAACAAAGGAGGCTGAGGTCACTGAATCTCTTGCATGTGGAAAACCCCTTCTGGTTGGACTGACTCACCACACACGCTTGACGTTGATGACAACTGACTTTTGCCAATGACAGTACGGCAAACACAGCAGTGTCTCTTTTTATAACAGGAGAAAGGTTTCCTTTAAATAGGATAAAAGGTTATGAAATGCAGTGCAATCCATGCTGTTATCATCACATATATTTACGTTAATTGCTAGCCTCTTGCATCTAAATTTGTGTATAAAAGAGAGACCAGTATACCTTGCATGAACACAGTGCCTGTGTTAATATTTGTTCCAGCCGGTATTAAGGTAAAAATGTACACTGTTTTAGAATATCCCCCCTCTTAAAAAATGGTCTCTACCAAAAAACCTCATTGCAAACATAGCTCAGGACATATATTTATGGAAGCAGCAGCACTTTTCAAATAATCATTCAGATGTATTTTTGTATAGACTCCAGGGGGATTTCAGTATAAATGTGATTAATCAGAGAGGTTCTGTGGTGTCTGCTATGCCGTTCTGTTTggctgtgtttgtctgtgtgtgactGTATTACGTAGATGTTCCACTTTAAATCTGTCATCTGGTGTCCGATGACCATGCCGTTGAAAGCAGATTAAAGTCTCCTTCTGTGAAAACAGAGAGCAAACCAGAAAATATAACAAATGAATGATGGCCTCGAAGAGAGGAAAAGCAACATTGGAAAGAATCCCATCCCACATCTCATAGTTATGTAATGTGCATTATCAGAGAGACTGGTTCTCAGTGATATTCTTTGAATTTCAGGAATAAATTCATGGGAAACAACAATTGTCCCATTGTTTGGGTTCTCATTCTATTTCAGATATACATCTAATGTTTAtgataaaaacaaatacaatgAATTTGCCGCATTGATTAAAGGTTGAAGCGTTTGGTGTTTTCAGGCAGCCTTATTTCTCCTACTGTCTGCAAAGTAGGGCTGTTTTTCACCTGATCTCACGATAGATGTGTCAGAGCACGGGTCCTCAGCACTGTGTTTCAGCGCTAACCAAGCTGAAGGAACAAGCATTTGGCCTCATTCCAGGTGCGGCCTGTCTGTCAGAATGTCGCTAGATTGTGATGACATTGAGGGGGTGCaaaacatttctgacagtggAAAAGGAcaaatttttcattttaatttgtatGTAAAATCACATAATAGCAGCATCTGTTATTATCATGTATTTTCATATACTGATCATATCTGTGATAACTTCCTgatgtattattaaaaacaaaaatagtgaAAAGGCTTAGTGAAACATTGCTGCAATTGCATGCCACGTCCTTTGTCCCCCGTTTTTGAAGTTTTTAAGAACGTATGTGAATGTTGAAGCAAAAACTGAAATTTTACAATAATGTTTCACGATAATGACTTGATTTTATTCGGTTTACTGTATTTGCAACTCTGCAAATTTTAAATTAGTGTTATAATTATCTGCTGATTAAAACAGGTAGTTCTAGTCCCAGTTTCTGCATTTTATAAATGTAGTGTATACATGTAGTACGTACATGTGTATTGGCATTAGGACTGCATAATATTATAGAAAACTGACATTGCTATAGTGTTTCTTTCTGCAGTATATATTGTGATAGCCACCAGAATTCACCAGAAGTTAATGAAGTTGCTTTATAAATGTTGCACTCCATGTacaagattggagtaaaataaatgaaattgggcagatataatctCTGGTATTTGTCATGGTAAGTAAGAACAGTGAGAATTTTCATTTTGCACCAAGCagtaatttacatttaatttgcCTTACATAACATTGTGCATCCTGCAATAACGATgctgaaacaatatattgtgcagccctaattggCATTGTTATAAACAGTTATTCTGTTGTTCAAAAAATGTTATCTAAGGCTTTTTTATTGCAAAAGCATACCATTATAATGCTTTTTTCTCAGTGTCTGGCTCTTTAAttaatgcacacagacacatttatttaaatcttAACTTGTATATTAAATGTTATGATGATAGCTGTTTTTTGTCACACTACAGTAATGTTATTACAACAAGTGAAGGATATAACTCTAATCAGGTCAAATTCATGTCAGGTAGTAAAAAGCGCTAATCCTTTCTTTTTAATGCAATGCCATTTGTGTGAATTACATTTTTTAGGAATCTAAAAATTCATATGCAAAGCTGTTTATCTGGACATTTGTTTAGAACAATTAcataacaatataaataaataatacattgaaCCTTCTTAATCAAATTTGCATACTGTTCAATCAGATTGTAAAATATGCACACAGATTCCACTGATTTGTTGTTAGTATTAGATATTAGTTAGTTTTGTTATTTATCAGTTTATCAGGTTAGAGTGGGTGTAAATTAAAAGCAAAATTGTTGAAAAACATTCGAATGCTCGATAAGGGGTAAAATAATCATTACGACCATTAATTTAAGCAATAAGATCCAAACTGCAAAAGAGAAAATATCACAAATTTGCACATGGTAATCTTTGTACGTAAGGGGATGTACCTCTTTTTTAGGTGCAGACAGATGTAAACAGACAGCTGTTGGCTCATGAGCATCTACTGGCTCATCAGGGTGTGCTTCatgtaaattatatgtactgtatttggGACAGATTGGAGCGTGCCATTTGCTAATGATTTGTCAGAGTTGAGCACAAGTGCTTGTTTCCACACATGGTAGAGACTGATCCGCTGTTAAAATCTCAGCTAGATGTCAGTGTAAGCTTCATGAATCAGATGTGGAGCTATGCATACGTCTAGCTGTGTTGTTCTACTTTAGTAAGAAAAAGCCAGGTTGATTTTTGTCAAGGTTAGCTGAACTATTTTTAATGCATCTACAAGTAAGCCATGCATTTACTATTACCATCCAATACCTAGTGTATCTACTTTTCCAATCAGTCCATATTGTGGTTGGTATGCACTGAGAGCCCAGCTGTATTCTTCCAACCAACATATTAATAAAGTTTGTTGAAAACttgaaattattttttattgtatttatgtttatttgtattcatTCTAATGTTGTATTGTGTTTTACTGTTGAGATAAATGGTTTTTGCAACTGAGAATTTTGGAGGCAAAGGACACATTATATGTATTGCTGTTTTGTAAGGAAATCTGTAGAACAAGTCAGCTAACTCTTATCTATCCACTAAAAATGTCTCATTATAATTTTTCCCCACTGCATTTGAGATCTCATGTTAGTGTTTGGGTCATTTAGGCATCTTAAGTCTAGAACTGTGCAGCTTTATCTCAGTGTGACGTTTGTGCTTTTCCCTGCAGGGCTGGACGACATGGAGTGCTCTGTTTCAATGGACAGGGAGCAGGTCCCTCTGAGCAAGCTTTCTGAGGACAGTTTCCGAGAATGTCTGGGAATGCTCACTCTTAAAGACTATCTGATAGTCATTTTCTCCGGGATCTGTATATCAGTGGCTGCCATCATTGCCAGCTTCTTTTTGGCCTCCACTATCCACTGTTTCCAGCGGCTCAAAGCCAAAAGGACAGACGAGGAGGAGGGGGAAGACTGAGCATAAGCCTGCAAGGCCACAGCAGCAGGGTTATGGATGTGTGCACAGAGGACTCAGAAAGGAGGCGCTATGTTTGCGTCTTCACAAAAGACCCCTTATTACCCCTCAGTGACAAAGGTGAGGCTCAAAAAGCCGCTACAGGTCGCGTGACTCCCAAACTCTATGAATGATGCATAAATGATGTAAGATGTTGGAGCGCTTTTATACTTGAAAACAAATTACTGAACCAAGCCTTAAGACATAAACTGTTCCAGTAACAACACTGCGTAACATTACTGTGTTGTAGACCTCTTTATTCAGGCTATTAGTTGAAGTggaattccaccaatttttGAAAAGTTTCTGCATAATTAGATTATCTACGTAATTAGACTGTGGTTTGTTTTGAAATACaacattctagagaaacttaccaagTCAGAATTGCTCATAGtagtggtgataggaaccagatatCTGAAACATTAATTCCTCTATAAGCAATCCCAGAAAGAAATTATAAAAAATGATTATGAATACTTGCTACCTGAGATAGTTCACGATAGTTTTTTTAGATTTGTCaccattttattattatgaacaCTTAAAGAAACAGATGAAAGGTTTGCAGATGTACTGGTCTTTTTAGAAGTATATTCCCATTGCATATTTCCTGACTCCTGAttcttctcaccaccactgtaaagacgTTTGTGGTTGATAAGTTTCTCTAACGTGCTCCATTTCAGATCACACTGAATAGCTTGTTTATATGTCAACAACTAAATTATCAAAttagtttgtttttcttttattaaaaaattgtTGGAATTCTCCTTTAAGTGTACTGAGCATAACATTTAGCACATCAATTGGAGCAtcacatatttttttatgtaaatgtgcaaGGTAATAAATATTTtctatgttatttttattaatgaggAAGCAAACCTCACTTAGTAGTGGGGTTTATCTACTTGCACTTTAAGAGTTGATATATTGCACATAATCCCAGTGAGCCATAAAGTAGACTTTATTATAAATCATAAACCATAATGTCACCAAAGAATTCCTTAAGAGTGAGTACTTTGTTACAGATACTGCGGAGGGGAAGTATGATATGCACACCAATTGAAAAAGCTTTGAAAATCCATCTTGTTTATTGGCAGAAATTGACAAATTAACTGACAACTTCCTAGATGTCATGCGTCCAAT
Protein-coding sequences here:
- the lrrc38a gene encoding leucine-rich repeat-containing protein 38; the protein is MFSCVHWLQSFLALLSSTLFAWGQTCPSICLCPDHHTVNCTGQGLTHLPDFIPLDVRRLLLSNNWIAFIPSDFLVLHSDLVYLDLRNNNLTRLEPGTLLSTSSRLVYLDLGGNNLTEIPTGTFGESRSLIKLRLGNNPHLRMVGKGAFLGLTSLRELELERNALSSLEVEVLSQLPSLRVIRLEGNPWVCNCHFAKLFLWLKENRHKLKYGLDDMECSVSMDREQVPLSKLSEDSFRECLGMLTLKDYLIVIFSGICISVAAIIASFFLASTIHCFQRLKAKRTDEEEGED